In the genome of Malania oleifera isolate guangnan ecotype guangnan chromosome 5, ASM2987363v1, whole genome shotgun sequence, the window CGCCGACCAAGAACGGGATTTCGCCGGCGGCGGGTGTAAGATCTCGCGGCAGCTGTTCTGATGTTGCGATATTGTGGTTACCTGTGAGGTGGGGACTGTCGGGAAATGAGTATGTAGTCTTCTTCTTTCGAGTTCCAATTATTGAgcaatatatacatacacataacttACTGGCGGGGGAACCCAATTAGGAAGCAATTGGCTGCCCTTTATTTGTCTTTTACCATATGATCTTATCCGTTCGCATTGTCATGTTTTGGACCTCACCTTGATGCTATTCCAATTCCAATTATGTTTTCAATTTGCTCTTTTATGTGAAATTTAATTCTATTTATAGAACAATGTAATATGAGTAAAGAAGAGAAGTGCAATGTTGCACTGAAGGTGGTATATTGTCAGCTAAACACATGGGTGTGGGATCCATAATCCATTGCAGCAGTGTCCCGACTAAATGACTAGATTATGAGTTTGATTGAATCTGGTCTCAGTTAATATCGAGTGAAATCTAAGTAGTCCAAGTGAGAATGTACTTAACATTGTGTTAATTAAATTCTTTCAATAAAAATCAGTTTTGACTATTTTGGCTAAACTCTACCCGTCGGATATAGTTAAGAGACCCTATTAATATTTGGTCATGCAAGAGAGTTGACTCACTTGCTCATAATATATATAGCACTATCACTATCTTTTAATATATTTGTATGGAGAAAGCATCGATTTTGATATTCTCTTGATgtttaagagaaaaaaaaaaaaaaaaaccagtaaTACTAAAACAATCTGACGACAGACATTTTTGTACTAAAAGTTCATAGTTCATTTCCTAAGATAAGGTGAAGATGATTAGGAAAGAGAGATGTGCTGCCTCTTTTTGATATGTGTCCCAAGCTGATACTCGCAGCTCTTGTGTTGTGTACTTGTGAATCATATTGATGTTTTGCATGCTTAATATATGTCATGTAAATATAACAAGATATTAATGCAGGTTTAGTAatgtgaaaatcattttgaatgagatagttttatttttattttaaattttctaaataattataaatatgtcaacttttcttttattttttaaatgtgtatagaaaaaatggaaaacatatttttattattttctagacTTTTGATTTCTTATTCTGTTTTCAAGAGTTTAATCTGATCCTAAATATCTTTAGATTAtgataaaatatagtataaaattgtattcatttttttttttccaaatccaAGTTTTAAACCTCATCATCCCAAATactattttattgattttttggaaaattaaaaaataagttatctttttttaaattatttttaaatctaaaaaaaactattttatacaattaattaaacaaacctcttattttctatcttttcaatacaaatattggaaaacaaaaaaaaaatagttagattaaatttgtataattcttttgaaaactaaaaatgcaaAACAAGAACTATTTTTTTGCGTAACTAAACGAGCCTTAACATTTATTGTCACTTAACCTAAAAAATGATGAATGAAATTAAGCAGACCTAATACACATTTGTGCTAATATAGGATATCATTCAAGTTTAATATATTCTGTTTTATCGTCTTTAATAAAAGTGTATCATGAGACAAACACATCATATTTGAGTGTTCATATTTTAGTACACATATATAAAGTGTTGTGTTATTGaaaaaaactatttttcataTTAAATAGTTCTATAGATTGATCACAAATATTTAAATTGCCATGATGCTTTGGCTGAGTGGTAAAAGAGAGGGGGgaaaaaaagaaagtaaaaagaaaagaaatatcgACCAACATACCTCAATTTTTAAGTCCAGAGTCAGCTCAAGTAATAAGGGTGAAATTGTGACTTTGAAGATCTTAAGGTCACAGGTTTGATTCCCCCTTGAGACATTATGCCGGTGAATTATCATAAATGCGTCAATGGGTGAGTAGCTTTTATCCCATGAGTTTGGTGTCGTTGTTTAATgtggcacaaaaaaaaaaaaaaaaaaaaaatctcaccaTCATTGCAGAGTAAaccacacatatatatataacaaaggtAAGGAcaaaaatgagatatatatatatatacatgttgtagtTATGAAGGCATGTGCCCCATCAGTATTGAAACCACGCGCCTGATACAATATTGGGCATCTAATAATTAGTTGATACTCTAAAATATTTGGCCTATAGGGTTTTAAAAGTGATTGAATAGGTAGTAAAGTTTATAGTCACTTGTCCGTTATTATATATGTAAATAGaagacttaattttttttatgattatattttcaatgatgaacaaaattttattttataattaaaattaagatAAGAAAGATCAAAGGTTACTGTCAtgtaaaaatgaattttttggtAATTAGTTTATtgcaattttgttttattttttctatttttttactACCCTTGGGATGAAAcccaaatatgaaaatttttcattttttaaatttttttttattatattttttaaatttcaaatgtaACTTATGCAAATTGTAAATCCCCTAATCAAATTGCCTGCAATTTAGATTtactcaaagaaaaaaaaaaaaaaaaaaagacaaaatgaatcttgtttgtgcattgtgagtGATTAGAAATTCGCCACAAGGAAAAGTAATTAAATAGAGCAAAATTAAACTTatcacttcatttttttttcaaatttttcaatcaaCTTTTTATTGCATTCGACGCATTCCCAACTTATGTTATTCCACGAACCGAATGCGTCAATTATATGCAGATGTACCCAATAATTCTTTAACATGTAGTCATATTTGGAACatttataatatgaaaaacaTATTCAAACTCATTGAAGCACAAGAAACGCCATCTGAAAATAAGACCTAAGATTATATTTGCAATATTATTTCTCATGTTAGATTTGGATTTATgtaaatttctaaattttatataactttatattatattttatctaaatttacacaaattcaaatttgagtttGAAATTCTTGAACTCCCAAACATTGAATAATTCATGTAGAGATATCAAACGATTCCAACCAACTACTATGTTCTGAAGCTAAAGTTAGATGAAAACAAAAGACATCTTTATAAAACAATGTTTCTTGTGTTTTCCCTgcaaaaaatataagaaaaattaatTCTCCATTACACAATAGAAAACTGCGGAAGTTATTTTCATTGATTCGAAGATGTCCTAAGGACGGTACAGAGTATTGCAgttataaattcaaatttaaataacgTAACAAGAAGATAATAGGCTATCAGATAGCAGATTTACAATATATATGTTACAGCAACTACTACACTTGACAATAATATTATCCTGATTCCATTTTCGTAACAGCTTCCTTCCATTGCTAATGGCTTTTCATATCTTCCGTCTCATTTTGCAGTTCCAATGGCTTCTATTTTGGATCTATGCTTAATTAACACTACACAGCACATTGGTTTAATTATAGAACTAATTATTATCTATTGGGCGTTCTTAATTAATGGATGGCTACAGCTTCATTCTGACAGATTTCAaaactatttaattatttttaaattttattttaataaagtgaTCGTCTTgtggaaaatatgtttttaacaaattttatttttcaaaactaaatgagtcttttttattattattattattatagaatgGAGTGATGCATGTGTAGATACAACTTTCTATCGGTTATTGAAGGAAGAGAAAGAGTTTAGAATCTTGGCAGTGGCACAGAGACAAAATATCTATTATATGCATATATTTTTCTGAATAGGGCCAAATTTGGACCAATAAATAAACAGTGGCACACGCAGACAATATCAGGGAATCTTGATTTTGTCTTCTGTTTTCTTTTTTCTGCCCTTTACCTttcttcttttctatttttttccctCCATTTTCTAACCTTTAGTTTCAGAATTGAAAGTCACAACTCACGAACAAGATTCGGCAACTTATTTTATGAATTGCTGATGCCTACAAGTAGATGCCATTGCATTTGCACACGACGATTTGTCTACACCAGAGCTAGATTTTTTCCTTtggccgcccccccccccccccccccttttttttttttttgggtttgaaGGCAGGACTCGATGGATGTGATGCATACCGCTTAGATTACTAAATAAAGGTGTGGCGACCAGCCGATGCTCCTCTGATGtttctctttttccctttcttctttggGCGGGCATCAAAACCATGGGTGAAAAATTGcattttgtttttgggttttggctcagTAATGTCATCCACAAACGCATTTTGACGATTCACAAAGCTTTTTGCATCCGCTGAGCTTTACCATACCAAGTATATTAATAAAAGATTCTCTCCCTCCCGATTTTTATGTTGCAAATCAAAAATTCTCCTGCCCTTCTTGTTACGTTCGTAAATGTACTCCTCGTGGAAGTACATCTCTGGGCCAGTTATGTCCTCCACCCTTCAATCGTCTCCCCTTAGATTCTGAAGAACAATCCCCCAGCCCAGAGCAATTGGAAAATGCAAGTCCCAAGGAAGACAGACAAAACAGAAACCACCCCAAGCCGAAAGCAAATTTTTTACCCTCATGGCGTGCCTCCCACATTATCATGGGTCAAAAACCTCAACAGTTAATAAAAGTGCATTTCAGGGGAAAAAGAGAGACTGCGTTCAGGAAAAACAACTAACTCTCAAGTCATTTTTTTAAAGGCCTAAACAATAGCTAAGTGCAAAAATATATGGTATTGAGGAACAATAACCAAGCATCTGAACCAAATAGGCATTCCAAGAAAGCAACTGCACTTGATGTTTTAAGTTCCTGCATACAGACTTCAAAATAATGCAAGCCAGAAACAACAGGCAGAGAAGACAACAGTTCCAAGATTAACGCTTCTTGGAGACACCAACAGTCTTTCCTCTACGACCAGTGGTCTTGGTGTGCTGCCCACGCACCCGAAGACCCCAGTAGTGACGGAGACCTCGGTGGTTCCTGTACCATTGTCAAAAAGTAACATGAGACATCCCCTTCCCTGTATTAATATACAAATATGGATCATGACAAAAACATAAATTAAGACAAACCTGATCTTCTTTAATCGTTCAAGATCGTCCCTCAGTTTCATGTCCAACGCATTGGAAACCACTTGGGAATACTTCCCATCTTTGTAATCCTTCTTCCTGTTCAGAAACCAGTCTGGGATTTTGAACTGACGGGGATTTGCAACTATCACCATGAGGTTGTCAAGCTCAGCAGCTGATAGCTCACCAGCTCTACAAGTGACACATCACACCAAAAACATCAAAATCCCAGGAAACACAGATTTGCAACAATTTAAACCACAAGTCTAGCACCATAACAATATTCACCAAATCACCCTAAAAGCACATTGAATTACGCAATTCAAAACTAAACAAGTGGGTGGCAACTTAAAACagaagatattaaaaaaaaacctaAGGGAAGAAAGGGTGGGGGCTACTTTTGCAGCTTTTCTGCACACAGAGCAGACTACCAAAAAATGGCACATACTTAGCTATTTCGATCAAAA includes:
- the LOC131155629 gene encoding small ribosomal subunit protein uS13z/uS13y/uS13x isoform X1 gives rise to the protein MSLVANEEFQHILRVLNTNVDGKQKIMFALTSIKGIGRRFANIVCKKADVDMNKRAGELSAAELDNLMVIVANPRQFKIPDWFLNRKKDYKDGKYSQVVSNALDMKLRDDLERLKKIRFVLIYVFVMIHICILIQGRGCLMLLFDNGTGTTEVSVTTGVFGCVGSTPRPLVVEERLLVSPRSVNLGTVVFSACCFWLALF
- the LOC131155629 gene encoding small ribosomal subunit protein uS13z/uS13y/uS13x isoform X2, with the protein product MSLVANEEFQHILRVLNTNVDGKQKIMFALTSIKGIGRRFANIVCKKADVDMNKRAGELSAAELDNLMVIVANPRQFKIPDWFLNRKKDYKDGKYSQVVSNALDMKLRDDLERLKKIRNHRGLRHYWGLRVRGQHTKTTGRRGKTVGVSKKR